Proteins encoded in a region of the Carassius carassius chromosome 49, fCarCar2.1, whole genome shotgun sequence genome:
- the LOC132132245 gene encoding inositol polyphosphate 5-phosphatase K-like isoform X3 has protein sequence MNQSSDYQLFWENSKKMSDTFDVPRVRSDSTSTTATQSTSSRMILHERLAQLLVCLEDLSSDDEANEEVSRTLDEAFYLCGKYTNRESFRLHMVTWNVGTAEPPADVRSLLQLDSQPATDLYVIGLQEVNANPVRYISDLISEDSWSHLLMDTLAPMGYIKVTSVRMQGLLLILFAKQVHLPFIRDIQSTYTRTGLFGYWGNKGGVSVRFSFYGHMLCFLNCHLAAHMNYALQRMDEFEYILDMQDFDMYNTPQVLDHKVVFWFGDLNFRIADHGMHFLRSSINNGRFNLLWNRDQLTMMKKKEAILQEFEEGLLCFKPTYKFDRFSETYDTRAPKTWFGFIGKKRKPAWTDRILWRIKPKAIDTEDENSSTTSSADDDEYPFKMRKKVETPLVTLTVEGHWSADEGAIFTYTILENFESSTWDWIGLYKIGFKSASDYSTFAWVKDDEVAANGEVVTVQMSKSELPLPAGDYVLGYYSTNMQTLIAFSPTFQILESQHAVMEGLVPENINGHEK, from the exons ATGAATCAGTCTTCAGATTATCAGTTGTTTTGGGAGAACAGCAAAAAGATGTCTGACACATTTGATGTCCCACGTGTGCGCTCTGATAGTACGTCCACAACGGCGACTCAGTCTACTTCATCACGGATGATTCTTCACGAGCGGCTTGCTCAGTTGCTCGTCTGCTTAGAAGATCTCAGCTCAGATGATGAGGCAAATGAGGAAGTGTCCCGCACGCTAGACGAAGCCTTTTACCTCTGTGGAAAATACACCAACAGAGAGTCCTTCAG GCTGCACATGGTCACATGGAATGTTGGCACAGCGGAGCCCCCAGCTGATGTGAGGTCATTACTGCAGCTTGACTCACAGCCAGCCACTGACCTCTATGTGATTGG TCTACAGGAAGTGAATGCCAATCCAGTGCGGTATATCTCTGATCTCATTTCTGAGGACTCATGGAGTCACCTTCTCATGGATACCCTTGCGCCAATGGGATATATaaag GTGACTTCAGTGAGGATGCAGGGTTTGCTGCTGATACTGTTTGCAAAGCAGGTCCACCTGCCTTTCATCAGAGACATCCAAAGTACATACACCCGCACAGGCCTATTCGGATACTGG GGAAATAAAGGCGGTGTGTCTGTGCGTTTTTCATTCTACGGTCACATGCTGTGTTTTTTGAACTGTCATCTGGCGGCTCATATGAACTATGCCCTGCAACGCATGGATGAGTTTGAATATATACTGGACATGCAAGACTTTGATATGTACAACACTCCACAAGTGCTTGACCACAA GGTAGTCTTCTGGTTTGGTGATCTGAACTTTCGTATCGCTGACCATGGGATGCACTTTCTCCGCTCCTCGATCAATAATGGCCGCTTTAATCTGCTGTGGAACAGAGATCAG CTGACCATGATGAAGAAGAAAGAAGCTATTCTTCAGGAATTTGAAGAGGGACTGCTGTGCTTTAAACCCACTTATAAGTTCGACCGTTTCTCTGAGACTTACGATACAAG AGCGCCAAAGACATGGTTTGGCTTTAT TGGTAAAAAGCGGAAACCTGCCTGGACGGATCGTATTTTGTGGAGGATAAAGCCCAAAGCTATAGACACTGAGGATGAGAATAGTTCGACAACATCGTCAGCTGATGATGATGAGTATCCTTTTAAG ATGAGAAAAAAGGTGGAAACGCCTCTAGTCACACTTACTGTGGAGGGACACTGGAGTGCTGATGAAGGTGCCATATTCACCTACACCATTCTGGAAAACTTTGAGTCCTCTACCTGGGACTGGATCGGATTGTACAAG ATTGGCTTTAAAAGTGCCTCTGATTACTCCACCTTCGCTTGGGTCAAAGATGATGAAGTAGCTGCCAACGGCGAAGTCGTGACG GTCCAGATGAGTAAAAGTGAGCTCCCCCTGCCGGCAGGGGATTATGTTCTTGGCTATTACAGCACCAACATGCAAACCCTCATTGCCTTTAGTCCGACTTTCCAG ATTCTCGAGTCTCAACATGCTGTAATGGAGGGTCTGGTACCTGAGAACATCAATGGACATGAGAAGTAA
- the LOC132132245 gene encoding inositol polyphosphate 5-phosphatase K-like isoform X2 — protein MNQSSDYQLFWENSKKMSDTFDVPRVRSDSTSTTATQSTSSRMILHERLAQLLVCLEDLSSDDEANEEVSRTLDEAFYLCGKYTNRESFRLHMVTWNVGTAEPPADVRSLLQLDSQPATDLYVIGLQEVNANPVRYISDLISEDSWSHLLMDTLAPMGYIKVTSVRMQGLLLILFAKQVHLPFIRDIQSTYTRTGLFGYWGNKGGVSVRFSFYGHMLCFLNCHLAAHMNYALQRMDEFEYILDMQDFDMYNTPQVLDHKVVFWFGDLNFRIADHGMHFLRSSINNGRFNLLWNRDQLTMMKKKEAILQEFEEGLLCFKPTYKFDRFSETYDTSGKKRKPAWTDRILWRIKPKAIDTEDENSSTTSSADDDEYPFKVTQNMYTCDVSYGVSDHKPVIGTFNLEMRKKVETPLVTLTVEGHWSADEGAIFTYTILENFESSTWDWIGLYKIGFKSASDYSTFAWVKDDEVAANGEVVTVQMSKSELPLPAGDYVLGYYSTNMQTLIAFSPTFQILESQHAVMEGLVPENINGHEK, from the exons ATGAATCAGTCTTCAGATTATCAGTTGTTTTGGGAGAACAGCAAAAAGATGTCTGACACATTTGATGTCCCACGTGTGCGCTCTGATAGTACGTCCACAACGGCGACTCAGTCTACTTCATCACGGATGATTCTTCACGAGCGGCTTGCTCAGTTGCTCGTCTGCTTAGAAGATCTCAGCTCAGATGATGAGGCAAATGAGGAAGTGTCCCGCACGCTAGACGAAGCCTTTTACCTCTGTGGAAAATACACCAACAGAGAGTCCTTCAG GCTGCACATGGTCACATGGAATGTTGGCACAGCGGAGCCCCCAGCTGATGTGAGGTCATTACTGCAGCTTGACTCACAGCCAGCCACTGACCTCTATGTGATTGG TCTACAGGAAGTGAATGCCAATCCAGTGCGGTATATCTCTGATCTCATTTCTGAGGACTCATGGAGTCACCTTCTCATGGATACCCTTGCGCCAATGGGATATATaaag GTGACTTCAGTGAGGATGCAGGGTTTGCTGCTGATACTGTTTGCAAAGCAGGTCCACCTGCCTTTCATCAGAGACATCCAAAGTACATACACCCGCACAGGCCTATTCGGATACTGG GGAAATAAAGGCGGTGTGTCTGTGCGTTTTTCATTCTACGGTCACATGCTGTGTTTTTTGAACTGTCATCTGGCGGCTCATATGAACTATGCCCTGCAACGCATGGATGAGTTTGAATATATACTGGACATGCAAGACTTTGATATGTACAACACTCCACAAGTGCTTGACCACAA GGTAGTCTTCTGGTTTGGTGATCTGAACTTTCGTATCGCTGACCATGGGATGCACTTTCTCCGCTCCTCGATCAATAATGGCCGCTTTAATCTGCTGTGGAACAGAGATCAG CTGACCATGATGAAGAAGAAAGAAGCTATTCTTCAGGAATTTGAAGAGGGACTGCTGTGCTTTAAACCCACTTATAAGTTCGACCGTTTCTCTGAGACTTACGATACAAG TGGTAAAAAGCGGAAACCTGCCTGGACGGATCGTATTTTGTGGAGGATAAAGCCCAAAGCTATAGACACTGAGGATGAGAATAGTTCGACAACATCGTCAGCTGATGATGATGAGTATCCTTTTAAGGTGACACAGAACATGTACACCTGTGATGTCTCATATGGGGTCAGTGACCACAAACCCGTCATTGGGACCTTCAATCTGGAG ATGAGAAAAAAGGTGGAAACGCCTCTAGTCACACTTACTGTGGAGGGACACTGGAGTGCTGATGAAGGTGCCATATTCACCTACACCATTCTGGAAAACTTTGAGTCCTCTACCTGGGACTGGATCGGATTGTACAAG ATTGGCTTTAAAAGTGCCTCTGATTACTCCACCTTCGCTTGGGTCAAAGATGATGAAGTAGCTGCCAACGGCGAAGTCGTGACG GTCCAGATGAGTAAAAGTGAGCTCCCCCTGCCGGCAGGGGATTATGTTCTTGGCTATTACAGCACCAACATGCAAACCCTCATTGCCTTTAGTCCGACTTTCCAG ATTCTCGAGTCTCAACATGCTGTAATGGAGGGTCTGGTACCTGAGAACATCAATGGACATGAGAAGTAA
- the LOC132132245 gene encoding inositol polyphosphate 5-phosphatase K-like isoform X4: MSAYNVGSRYGHQAFRLHMVTWNVGTAEPPADVRSLLQLDSQPATDLYVIGLQEVNANPVRYISDLISEDSWSHLLMDTLAPMGYIKVTSVRMQGLLLILFAKQVHLPFIRDIQSTYTRTGLFGYWGNKGGVSVRFSFYGHMLCFLNCHLAAHMNYALQRMDEFEYILDMQDFDMYNTPQVLDHKVVFWFGDLNFRIADHGMHFLRSSINNGRFNLLWNRDQLTMMKKKEAILQEFEEGLLCFKPTYKFDRFSETYDTRAPKTWFGFIGKKRKPAWTDRILWRIKPKAIDTEDENSSTTSSADDDEYPFKVTQNMYTCDVSYGVSDHKPVIGTFNLEMRKKVETPLVTLTVEGHWSADEGAIFTYTILENFESSTWDWIGLYKIGFKSASDYSTFAWVKDDEVAANGEVVTVQMSKSELPLPAGDYVLGYYSTNMQTLIAFSPTFQILESQHAVMEGLVPENINGHEK, encoded by the exons GCTGCACATGGTCACATGGAATGTTGGCACAGCGGAGCCCCCAGCTGATGTGAGGTCATTACTGCAGCTTGACTCACAGCCAGCCACTGACCTCTATGTGATTGG TCTACAGGAAGTGAATGCCAATCCAGTGCGGTATATCTCTGATCTCATTTCTGAGGACTCATGGAGTCACCTTCTCATGGATACCCTTGCGCCAATGGGATATATaaag GTGACTTCAGTGAGGATGCAGGGTTTGCTGCTGATACTGTTTGCAAAGCAGGTCCACCTGCCTTTCATCAGAGACATCCAAAGTACATACACCCGCACAGGCCTATTCGGATACTGG GGAAATAAAGGCGGTGTGTCTGTGCGTTTTTCATTCTACGGTCACATGCTGTGTTTTTTGAACTGTCATCTGGCGGCTCATATGAACTATGCCCTGCAACGCATGGATGAGTTTGAATATATACTGGACATGCAAGACTTTGATATGTACAACACTCCACAAGTGCTTGACCACAA GGTAGTCTTCTGGTTTGGTGATCTGAACTTTCGTATCGCTGACCATGGGATGCACTTTCTCCGCTCCTCGATCAATAATGGCCGCTTTAATCTGCTGTGGAACAGAGATCAG CTGACCATGATGAAGAAGAAAGAAGCTATTCTTCAGGAATTTGAAGAGGGACTGCTGTGCTTTAAACCCACTTATAAGTTCGACCGTTTCTCTGAGACTTACGATACAAG AGCGCCAAAGACATGGTTTGGCTTTAT TGGTAAAAAGCGGAAACCTGCCTGGACGGATCGTATTTTGTGGAGGATAAAGCCCAAAGCTATAGACACTGAGGATGAGAATAGTTCGACAACATCGTCAGCTGATGATGATGAGTATCCTTTTAAGGTGACACAGAACATGTACACCTGTGATGTCTCATATGGGGTCAGTGACCACAAACCCGTCATTGGGACCTTCAATCTGGAG ATGAGAAAAAAGGTGGAAACGCCTCTAGTCACACTTACTGTGGAGGGACACTGGAGTGCTGATGAAGGTGCCATATTCACCTACACCATTCTGGAAAACTTTGAGTCCTCTACCTGGGACTGGATCGGATTGTACAAG ATTGGCTTTAAAAGTGCCTCTGATTACTCCACCTTCGCTTGGGTCAAAGATGATGAAGTAGCTGCCAACGGCGAAGTCGTGACG GTCCAGATGAGTAAAAGTGAGCTCCCCCTGCCGGCAGGGGATTATGTTCTTGGCTATTACAGCACCAACATGCAAACCCTCATTGCCTTTAGTCCGACTTTCCAG ATTCTCGAGTCTCAACATGCTGTAATGGAGGGTCTGGTACCTGAGAACATCAATGGACATGAGAAGTAA
- the LOC132132245 gene encoding inositol polyphosphate 5-phosphatase K-like isoform X1, with protein sequence MNQSSDYQLFWENSKKMSDTFDVPRVRSDSTSTTATQSTSSRMILHERLAQLLVCLEDLSSDDEANEEVSRTLDEAFYLCGKYTNRESFRLHMVTWNVGTAEPPADVRSLLQLDSQPATDLYVIGLQEVNANPVRYISDLISEDSWSHLLMDTLAPMGYIKVTSVRMQGLLLILFAKQVHLPFIRDIQSTYTRTGLFGYWGNKGGVSVRFSFYGHMLCFLNCHLAAHMNYALQRMDEFEYILDMQDFDMYNTPQVLDHKVVFWFGDLNFRIADHGMHFLRSSINNGRFNLLWNRDQLTMMKKKEAILQEFEEGLLCFKPTYKFDRFSETYDTRAPKTWFGFIGKKRKPAWTDRILWRIKPKAIDTEDENSSTTSSADDDEYPFKVTQNMYTCDVSYGVSDHKPVIGTFNLEMRKKVETPLVTLTVEGHWSADEGAIFTYTILENFESSTWDWIGLYKIGFKSASDYSTFAWVKDDEVAANGEVVTVQMSKSELPLPAGDYVLGYYSTNMQTLIAFSPTFQILESQHAVMEGLVPENINGHEK encoded by the exons ATGAATCAGTCTTCAGATTATCAGTTGTTTTGGGAGAACAGCAAAAAGATGTCTGACACATTTGATGTCCCACGTGTGCGCTCTGATAGTACGTCCACAACGGCGACTCAGTCTACTTCATCACGGATGATTCTTCACGAGCGGCTTGCTCAGTTGCTCGTCTGCTTAGAAGATCTCAGCTCAGATGATGAGGCAAATGAGGAAGTGTCCCGCACGCTAGACGAAGCCTTTTACCTCTGTGGAAAATACACCAACAGAGAGTCCTTCAG GCTGCACATGGTCACATGGAATGTTGGCACAGCGGAGCCCCCAGCTGATGTGAGGTCATTACTGCAGCTTGACTCACAGCCAGCCACTGACCTCTATGTGATTGG TCTACAGGAAGTGAATGCCAATCCAGTGCGGTATATCTCTGATCTCATTTCTGAGGACTCATGGAGTCACCTTCTCATGGATACCCTTGCGCCAATGGGATATATaaag GTGACTTCAGTGAGGATGCAGGGTTTGCTGCTGATACTGTTTGCAAAGCAGGTCCACCTGCCTTTCATCAGAGACATCCAAAGTACATACACCCGCACAGGCCTATTCGGATACTGG GGAAATAAAGGCGGTGTGTCTGTGCGTTTTTCATTCTACGGTCACATGCTGTGTTTTTTGAACTGTCATCTGGCGGCTCATATGAACTATGCCCTGCAACGCATGGATGAGTTTGAATATATACTGGACATGCAAGACTTTGATATGTACAACACTCCACAAGTGCTTGACCACAA GGTAGTCTTCTGGTTTGGTGATCTGAACTTTCGTATCGCTGACCATGGGATGCACTTTCTCCGCTCCTCGATCAATAATGGCCGCTTTAATCTGCTGTGGAACAGAGATCAG CTGACCATGATGAAGAAGAAAGAAGCTATTCTTCAGGAATTTGAAGAGGGACTGCTGTGCTTTAAACCCACTTATAAGTTCGACCGTTTCTCTGAGACTTACGATACAAG AGCGCCAAAGACATGGTTTGGCTTTAT TGGTAAAAAGCGGAAACCTGCCTGGACGGATCGTATTTTGTGGAGGATAAAGCCCAAAGCTATAGACACTGAGGATGAGAATAGTTCGACAACATCGTCAGCTGATGATGATGAGTATCCTTTTAAGGTGACACAGAACATGTACACCTGTGATGTCTCATATGGGGTCAGTGACCACAAACCCGTCATTGGGACCTTCAATCTGGAG ATGAGAAAAAAGGTGGAAACGCCTCTAGTCACACTTACTGTGGAGGGACACTGGAGTGCTGATGAAGGTGCCATATTCACCTACACCATTCTGGAAAACTTTGAGTCCTCTACCTGGGACTGGATCGGATTGTACAAG ATTGGCTTTAAAAGTGCCTCTGATTACTCCACCTTCGCTTGGGTCAAAGATGATGAAGTAGCTGCCAACGGCGAAGTCGTGACG GTCCAGATGAGTAAAAGTGAGCTCCCCCTGCCGGCAGGGGATTATGTTCTTGGCTATTACAGCACCAACATGCAAACCCTCATTGCCTTTAGTCCGACTTTCCAG ATTCTCGAGTCTCAACATGCTGTAATGGAGGGTCTGGTACCTGAGAACATCAATGGACATGAGAAGTAA